From Mesorhizobium sp. Pch-S:
AAGCCCGATTCATAGCCCGGCAGTTTCGACAGCAGTTCCTTGTCACCGGCATGAAAGGTGCAGCGGCCGGTGGCGTGGCAGCGATCGTCGTGTTTCTGATTTTCTCCTTCTGGGCCTCGCGCAACATGGCGACGCCACAGGCCGACCAGGCTGTCGCGCTGTTCGGCAGCTTTGCCATCGGCTGGGCCGGATATCTCGGTGTCGTCCTGATGGTGGTGGTGATCGGTGCGCTGACGGCCGCCACGTCCCATGCCACGGTGATCGCCTATCTCAGCGATCTCGATACGCGCCAGACCGACGGTGGCTGACGGGGGCGGCGATGACGCAGTGCGGCCCTGAAATCAGTTCGCGGGAGGGTGCTTTCTCCTACCAAAGGCCGCAATTCCGCACTAATCATGGAGGCATGAAAAGTCGCGATTCTGCCGATATGGCCGAAGCCGCGCCGGACACGTTCCGCGTGTCGCGCGGCGCGTCCCGGCTGCGGCGCGTGCTGCGCAACATCGGCCTGCTCGCGCTGGTCGCAATCGTCGTCTATCTCCTGGGTTTCGGCTGGTTTGCAAGCCATGTCAGCCGGCTGACCACGCCGGCTGATCCTGAGCCGGCGGACGCCATCATAGTGCTGACCGGTGGCCAATCGCGGCTCGATGCGGCCATCAGCCTTCTGGAAACCGGCAAGGGCGCGCGTCTCCTGATCAGCGGGGTGCATCCGACGGCCAGCCGCAAGCAACTGCAGAGAGCGACCAAGGGCGACACCCAGCTGTTTTCCTGCTGCATCGACATCGATCGCGCGGCGCTCGAC
This genomic window contains:
- a CDS encoding YdcF family protein, with the protein product MAEAAPDTFRVSRGASRLRRVLRNIGLLALVAIVVYLLGFGWFASHVSRLTTPADPEPADAIIVLTGGQSRLDAAISLLETGKGARLLISGVHPTASRKQLQRATKGDTQLFSCCIDIDRAALDTIGNAEESAKWVQTHGYSRIILVTNNYHMPRSLLEMGRLLQGARLVPYPVVNSNLDNGGWLIKPGAFRVLFTEYNKYLLALGRVVLPIRPAFASHAGD